In one Lycium barbarum isolate Lr01 chromosome 7, ASM1917538v2, whole genome shotgun sequence genomic region, the following are encoded:
- the LOC132603551 gene encoding NADH dehydrogenase [ubiquinone] 1 beta subcomplex subunit 10-B-like — MGRKKGVEFDEGAPDNFDPNNPYKDPVAFFEMREHLVREKWIDIEKAKILRDKLRWCYRIEGVNHLQKCRHLVQQYLDATRGIGWGKDLRPPFMHGPKEVEAVESE; from the exons ATGGGACGGAAAAAGGGAGTAGAGTTCGATGAAGGAGCACCAGATAACTTCGACCCAAACAATCCATACAAAGACCCAGTTGCATTCTTCGAGATGAGAGAACATTTAGTAAGAGAGAAATGGATCGACATTGAAAAAGCTAAGATCCTTCGTGATAAACTACGTTGGTGTTACCGTATCGAAGGTGTTAATCATCTTCAAAAGTGCCGTCATCTTGTTCAGCAGTATCTTGATGCTACACGTGGTATTGGTTGGGGCAAGGATCTTCGTCCTCCATTTATGCACG GGCCGAAGGAGGTTGAAGCTGTTGAGTCCGAATGA